The Pieris rapae chromosome 1, ilPieRapa1.1, whole genome shotgun sequence genome contains the following window.
ctgatttgTTTAAGCAGAAAATCATAAGTCTGTCATATGATAATGAATGATTATTCTGATTATATGGTAggtagtaaaaatttaaataaaaataccttcgTAAAACAGGTTTTTGAATCTTCTTCTCAATTTGATTCGTAGAGAAGTTATCTTTCCCAGAAAATTCACGGTGAACATCAGAGTTAGCATTTACTTCGCCTAAAACTCCGCGGACTGTCAATCCTTGTTCTTTCGGCCGTGAAACCATGGTTTTACCTCTAACAACTTGTGCATTCTCATCGACATGATGAAGCTAACAAAAAGGatgttcattatttaaaacataagatattcaattaatattgtgAATAATGACGCTAGAAATACTTACCAGACGGGCCCTCCTGGTCTTAACTTCCATTGCTATTAGGTTTGAAACCTATTGTccgatataaacaaaaaaaactagtgctttacaaagaaataagaACGTTACAGcatatattaatcattaaaatgaataaacattaacaaGAACAGCTGTAAAAACCAGACGTTGACGAAGCGTTTGTGAGCTTGAAAATAACGAACGAATAAAACGTTTTTCTATTAGAAAGGATGCTATCGTCATTGGCCGATTGCGGTAGCCGGAAGTCAACTGAATCTCACTTGAAATTTTTTCcgataactttttattaaacaaaaaataaaaaagaattttaaatattaatttatttaattatttatattcatatttaataatatacgtttagttgaaaatttaaaataaaagtatgttattcgtcttttttttagtttatggCCTGGTAACAAGACGTATAGGTTGTCATGTGTAAGTTGGCGTGTGGCAGaaaaaggtactaattttgacagttgtgttgacagttctaacagcttggtagcctcacgtgtgtcggtgctaataatttgtgttttaaagtgtaaaaatcattacgaaacatgccaaaagtagtgcggagtgcagctagagaaattattctagctgtaaaacgtttttgtgaagaggagaaacgtaacaatgggccgattattccatttcaacaagtgaatgctcgaacagcggctttgacaggtaaagtattgccagttaaaagtgatatttatatccccaaatttagggaaaaataataattgcttttgaaagtaaatgtgattgatggataacttaaaatattttttgttttatttaaggtgtttctgaaagaaccgtgaacctctctgaaaacatggaacagagaatccatagtgcattttccaaaataactgctgaagaatggcagaaacactgtaatcacgttataaatgttgaaaataattatcgtatgacagacaaccgccttgaaacagtaatggaaccatttttaattgatttgaatagcagcgactcagattcttctgacacagatgactctgaagaattcatggaaggaataatgcctctaacagaccataattactataaaaaataattttttgttattaagttttttatttacctttaatgtaatatctaagaatatccatcaatccaaactaaacaaaaaaagtggcaacacaGAGGGTTGTAGGAGGCGCCGCCACTGGAACGCCAACTTATACTTGACAGTCTATATTCGTCGACATTTTACCAGAGGTAATAAATGGATGTGGGaaagacaaaatattaaagaaatatcgcatatttcaatttaagaaGTGTATATGTGAaggtgttttttatattaataaatcaaataaaaaccttCATAACGCATGTAGAAAATAGGCTGCATGGATTATTACTAAATTctattaggtttattttagcATAGACAGACAGTGGTTAAGCTTGAGGTAGCCTGTAGcgtcaattaaattttgttagaGTGCGCGCCAGTTAAGTCTGCGCGTGACTGGTGGCGTAGCTAATGTTGATAGTTATGGAAATTGCTTTTCTGCTAATGTAACTATGTAAATCAAGTGAACTACTACcaattaataacaaacaattactgctttttataatatcaggtCGATTCCACCATAGCTTAAGAACgcctggaccgattttaagtgtttgtactttaaaaataaatgaaaacaacataaaatatttttagaatttttttattaggcaTCTGGTTTTCTAGTGGATAATGCCTTTCAttgtattgtttgaatattcgCTGAATTCGTCGTCCGAAGAGTCTGAGCTTTCATCGTCACTTGTAAgatcaattataaatttgtctaATAAATTCTATATCCAAGAGCATGTCGGATACGAAATATTGGTCTTCGATTTTTTCCACGTGTTGACACACATTTATCCATTCCTCCGTAGTTATGGTACTAAACGCTGCTTCAGTTATTGAAGATATTTCACTTGTAGTTTGACTAACATTCTTCTCCGCAATACTCTTTAAGTCTTTTGGCTATTGcccatattttttcaattggATTTAAATCACAATGATAGTGAGGTAAACGCACGACCTCATATCCatgttgatttaataaatattcgaCTTCAAATACTGattctcttttgtttttttatttctttgtgcAACTGTGGAAGTAATCAAATGGAATACCTTTATTTGCTCCAATTCTACTTTTAAATTGCTGgtgctttgtttatttttgtgcGTATGGTGCATTATCTATAACCACGATACAGTTACTTGGCAAATTAGGAACAATTTAATCCGTCATCGGAATACTTTTTTCGCATTCATGTCATCATGATAATCGCTCGATtttgattgtaattaaaacaataggaATCATCCAATCCACAAATCCTGTTTTTCCGCCAGCGTGAGCTAGAATCCATCTTGCACCGGTACTATCCCATGTCAAAACACCTGGTTCTTCATTTGATTGCCAAATTCTTTCAAACGGTTATTACACatccttaaaataaatttagttctCCAAGCTACAATATCATAatgttccataaaaaattTACGTTTGTATTGgcactttttatatttgtacccCATGCTTCTTAAAATACGCCTTAGTCGTTTTGCTGTATTTGAAATCGATATCAGTTTTCAATGCAAGCCAAAGGTGATGAATGGTGGGAATTTCCTTTTTGACGACATAAAATGAGTGTATCAGATGCCTTATATCACACTTATCACAATCgtctatttagaaaaaaactcTCTTGGTTTCTATGTTTTCCTGGAGTTACAATTTTAGAAGTTGAAGCTTCAACTTGATAACCTTCTTGAGTTATTTGAGTGACAGTGCGTTCAGAAATACCTGacaatatactaatattacaaaCCACACACGGAGGCAAAATACCACACAATGGTCACCCCAAAAATTACCTGTTATATTAAGAAAGCAACCCGAGCCTGGACTTCAGAAAATGGAACAATTGACCCCTTATTGTTCCGTTCTGCTTCGCAAGAACGTTTCACCTTTAGAACAATCTCTCGGCCAGCACTTTTAATGACTTTTGGCATGATGAATGATGATTACAAAATTTGATCATACGAATACAAGCTCAAGACACAACAACATTCCtttttttgattaattcaaattttggCCGCGCGCAGACTTAATTGAGGAGCagtctataattatatattatagttacagAATTGTTTGTCGTCTGTGGTTACTAAAATTACTTAGTCTGTGGCTACGCCCAAAGTGCACTGTGCGTGCTTAGTGCTTACCAACTTAAGgaatttattctaaattttaggggaacattttaaatctagtttactgcgacaatatatttttagatagatttttgtttctttacatACTAAGTTTATGAAAAACAAACTATATAGTtatagaaatacataaataaattctttgtgacaatttatatagaagtctatttctaaaaaaaattaacaagtaCGTTGTTTTAAGTAGAAAATTTTAAGGGCCTTACTTAGCCATTTTAGCAGTTGGTCACACATTAAACTCTCGTGAGATGTGATCAgtgatttaatgtttaaaaaaaatagagtaAGGCGTatagagattttaatttaaagtcaaagcataaaaatactttatcattttaattacctGGTGTAACCACGAATTACCTAAGATGTAAGAAAGaagactttaaaaataataacaacgtATCATTTTTTCTTTCTCTTAACCTTAAATATGGTTTACTTTGATTTACAGTTCTCGTTAAAATGGTGCAAAAAGGACCTCGTCCTCTAGTTCTTTGTGGCCCGTCAGGTTCTGGGAAGAGTACATTATTGAAAAGGTTGTTAAAAGAATTCCCTGACAAGTTTGGTTTTAGCGTGTCTCACACAACGAGAGGACCACGACCCGGTGAGAAAGATGGAATTCATTATCACTTTACCTCGAAGGAACTAATGATGTCGGCTGTTGATAAAGGAGAGTTTATTGAAACAGCTGTTTTTAGTGGAAATATGTATGGAACAAGGTACGTAATAAAAGTGAACGCCATGTGCTTATTGTTTACTTGGCAAAAATCCATTAATTCAATTTgcagttattttaaaactcatTATTTactggtaataaaaatactgtcaCATAAATATTGATAGTGCTTTTCATAtctgtatatgaatatttaaatgtgtaataatttaataaaaatcataattatttatgctgTTTATAGAACATTACTTATATTacgtaaactttttaattatacttccaatattttatgtttaatagcAAGAAAGCTGTTGAAGATGTCAGGCGTACAGGCAGAATTTGTGTCCTTGACATAGAAATTGAAGGAGTGaagcaaataaaaagaacTGACTTGGATCCTTTGCTTGTTTTTGTTATGCCACCATCTATTGATGAGCTTGAGAGACGACTTCGCAATCGCAATACTGAACAAGAAGATGCACTCCAAAAGAGATTGGAACAAGCTCGCCATGAGATTGAATATGGTAATGTTTACAATGTTTAGATAGATCctgtattacatttatttttatacttctcTACTTTCAAATTGACCCAGTGTAATGTGTGGTATTAATCCTATatacatgatttttaaaaggtgacaatgtttttaactcagtctattttaattagaaatatatcaacatcacataataatttattaccaaGATGTTTCTCCTCTACCCATCAGATCTATGATTTTTTAGTCATACTTGTatacttgttttatttcaataataataataggtgtaaaaatataagtacaatTTGTTCTCTGTTTTTCAATGATTCAATCTTTTGACAGTAGGTTTCATACCTAAAGTTTAAAGCATTGAGACCCTGCAACAGGCACaagtttatcaatattttaatgccCTAAATGCAGATGTTATCTTAGAAAAATAGACGGTAATTCAAAGTACTTCAAATAAGCATTAAAATTgaggtaaatttaaaaatttcaggtAAGGAGCCAGGAAACTTCCATATTCTTATTCTCAATGACAGTATAGAGAAGGCATACTCAGAGTTACGtgattttattggaaaaaacaTGAATAATGCAGTTGAAGGTAATAATTTAACcttgctttattaaaatttatgtggCAACACATTTTATGTTAtcctaattaaaaacaatttatcttATCCTATACagccaaaattaaaaaaataacaactactacttataatattatcttccTTTTAagtactaaatttatttttgtgtcacATCATTGCagcataaaaacaatattgttgAAAAAGTGCTGTAGTTTAGTGTGCTATtagactgttttttttataaggccTTTGTCAGTATAACTTAATATCcacatataaatttttctGAATTATTATCTTGTAATAACAATGTCATGTACATAATTGGGAAACCCCTACCCTTTTTTACTTAAGTGGAATACTAACTTCCCTTACTAATTACAGAGAAAGATGCTTCATTGGACAAGTAAGCAGTGCATGGATTTGTTATAGATAATTGTAATAACCCACACATCTAGATTTTACAGgaaatttgttgtttttgcTTATTAGAATGTATGCTGTTTTTAGTAGTAAAAAAAGGTATATCAATTATCTATTTACAGATTTTTATCCTTCATAAAacctaaattatttcaatttaggatcataattatatttgatattggaaaaaattatatcagacagatttatttttcctaaaaATAGATTGAACATCTTATTAAAAGATagataagaataatataaagaagtttttatgatgtTTTTGAGTTTGTAAGAAATCTTGCCCCAAACCTGTGtccaaacttaattaaaaaaaaaaactttttgaattaaagttaattataaacattctaTATTACTAACAATAAGTAGACAAAAAGATAGTCATAATAGGATGAAATGAAGATGAGATTGCATTCATGATACTTGTAGATGAGAATAAGTTGAATGAAAAAATTGGAATTGGatggaaatttaaatacttgaaatttgttaattgtattacattttgtattgatAAGGAAGGCCTTCAAGATTTAACTTATTATCTTTCTtctacattttgtaaaatgcaaatacataattaagtcTTTCACTgtgatatatttacttatacttacataattttttatgtctgTTTGAACTTCATAACTATCTAAAGTGCATTTAATGTCTGAGGCATCTGGTGATGATGGTTTTGCCCTGTtttgaactttaaaaattcttagttaaaatatgtaaaattatcaaataggTAGTTTCAATTCAACTctagattttttgttttgtatactCATAGTGTAaagatgtaataatattaatttttagtttaaatctaCATACATGTTGCCTCattcataacatttttttttctattctttgaataatgtattttatacattacattgtgtacctttatattaataagcaaatatactgtaatatgtattttaagtaGTGGTTTTCGCTGCGCTTAGCCATGATAATTAACCTTTAACATTAATGTTAGAATGTTATACTTAAAAGAGCATAATTTAGCTTAGTTTTTATGTCTAGCTGATACGTTAAAgcttttattgtatacatcGTTTAACCGTTATTCAtagttctattttaaaatatttataatgttatctTAATGTTTTGATAATAACATCTATCTCTAGATTAAAATCGTTTTGTAGATTTGTCATGTTCATGTCTAGCAagttaacaattaaaacaacttttatGCTAATTGTACATTCtgtatttatgatatttttttctcaacaaaatgtaagtaaatttaCTATTGTGTGcttaatcttatatctttaaacgagcaattcttgtatatatatatatatatatatatataattagaatctcggaatcggctccaacgattttcatgaaatttagtatacagagggtttcgggggcgataaatcgatttagctaggaatcatttctagaaaatatcattttatttgtgttttatcaacttaaacatagaattgcttgtttaaagatgtcagtcaaataaaaagttaaatatgaatataattatctttattcgataattatattcatatttcataattttattagtatgtaattcgtacttaaataaaatttccaaaaaacacgatttataaaaaaaataccgagctaagctcggtcatccaggtcctggGTTATAATACAGTTTTGTAAACGTTAATCCTTacgtattttgtttattattatttttacgtcTATGGGGTATGAAGAcagcaatttaaatttaaaagaaagacAAATTGAATTTCATGTGAAATTTGGATTATTTTTGTAACCCAAAACAAATTGATAATTAAGTCATTCCAGATGATGCTAAGTCAATTGTGGCATTTTACACATAGATTCAACATAACTATTCAGAAtaccataaaataaatgttttcaaaagtatgcatatttattttgtatcttGTTAATATTGAGGATCTATCTAGTGAAGGTTActagaattattatatgaatctAGTCATCAGAGCTTAGTCAAGATGC
Protein-coding sequences here:
- the LOC110994902 gene encoding guanylate kinase, which codes for MVQKGPRPLVLCGPSGSGKSTLLKRLLKEFPDKFGFSVSHTTRGPRPGEKDGIHYHFTSKELMMSAVDKGEFIETAVFSGNMYGTSKKAVEDVRRTGRICVLDIEIEGVKQIKRTDLDPLLVFVMPPSIDELERRLRNRNTEQEDALQKRLEQARHEIEYGKEPGNFHILILNDSIEKAYSELRDFIGKNMNNAVEEKDASLDK